The Ignavibacteria bacterium genomic sequence TGCATCGCGCACCGCAGGTGAAACGCTTGGAGCCGTAAGGCTTCCGCCGCTTAAGCCGCAGTAGGGGCAGGTTTCCGTATCCCCTAAAGTAACCTGAATTTTTTCTAGCGGTATTTCGAGCACTTCAGAAGTTATCTGTGCAAGATAAGTGTATGTACCCGTCCCCAGGTCCTGTGTTCCGGCTAAGACGTGCGCGCTGGCGTCCTGGTTGAGTTTAATTGTGCAGTATGCCGGAGGTCCGCCGCCTCCCCACCAGATCTGGGAAGCCATTCCGATGCCGCGTCTGAAGCGTCCTTTTTCCGAACCCGCGGGTTTTCTTTTTTCATTCCAGCCTATAGCCTTTGCGCCCTGAAGGTAGGCATCAAGAATGCGTTTACTGGTATACGGCCTTCCGGATTCGGGATCAACTTCCGTAAAATTCTTTTTTCTTAATTCCAGGGGATCCATACCAAGCTTTTCTGCCAGGTCATCCATTAAGGATTCAAAGGCAAATGTTCCCTGCACGTGCCCCGGGGCCCGGTAGGCTCTGGAGCGCCCTAAGTTTGTAAGAACACTGTACTCCTCAGTCTGAACGTTAGGGCACTTGTATAAAGTCCTGAGTGGTGTGCTGCAGTCGGCGCCGTTCGGGTAGGCCCCGACGTTCCCGTAGGAAGACTGGCTTAAAGCCACTAGAGTTCCGTCTTTCCTTGCCCCGGCTTTCAGCTTCTGCACGGAGTCGGGTCTGTTGCCCGCAGAGAGGTTCATCTCTTTCCTGTCCAGGGCAATTCTTACAGGCCTTCCGATTTCTTTGGACAAAATGGCGGCAATGACGGAGTACTTTCCGGCCTCAAGTTTGCTTCCGAATCCGCCGCCCATATACTTCTTTATCACGCGCACTTTGCTTTCAGGCATTGAAAGGCTTTTGGCAATAGTGTCTCTTACTGCAAAGACGGCCTGTGTGGAATCCCACACCGTAAGCTTATCGTTTTCCCAGGCTGCCACGCTGCAGTGAGGCTCAGTCGGGTTATGCACAACAATCTGTGTAGAGTATGTGTCTTCAAAGGTGACGTCGGATTCACGGAAGCCCTTTTCAACGTCTCCCCTCGAGTAGACCGACGGTTTTTCGTCAATAATGTTCCCCCAGCCGTGGACCTTTGGGGCATCAGTTTTCATTGCCAATGCAGGGTCGGTAACAAATGGGAGCGTTTCATACTGAACATTAATAAGGCCTAAGGCTTCTTCAGCAATCTGCCCGGTTTCGGCCACCACGCAGGCAACCTCGTCACCCTCGTATCTTACTTCCTCATCGAACAACGCCGTTGTACCCCAGTGCCACGGAATTTTAGGACAATTTTTAAGCGTAAGAATTTTTAATACTCCGGGGAGGTCATCAGCCTTTGAGGTGTCGATATTTTTTATTCTGGCGTGAGGCACCGAAGCGCGTAGCATCTTTGCATAAGTCATTCTTGGCAGAATAACGTCAAATGTAAAAACCGCTCTTCCGCTAACCTTCTCATATCCATCCAGGCGCGAAACGGGCTTGCCTACTATTTTTAATTCTGTCCCCGGGCCCCAGGCTTTCAGTTTATCAGCAGGCACCTCGGCCATGGTTTCAATTAAACCCTCGTCTCCAAAGTACCTGGACTTTACAATTTTATGAGCCATTGCTCCTCCATTTAAGAGAGATCAAATTTGCTTTGATAAATTTCTAGAAAAATCTTATTCCCTGAAAAATCTCACCTGACAGTCTGCCGGGAAATTTTCAGCGGTCATGAGGTTTATTTCATTGTGGTTGTGCTGCCTGAGGTCTTTTCAGCTGCAGCAAGCACGGACTCTATGATGCTGGGGTAAGCCGCGCAGCGGCAAATGTTTCCCGACATGCCTTCCAGCACCTCCTGCCTCGAGGGTTTTGGGTTATTCAGGAGCAAAGCCTGTGCCGCCATGATCTGTCCCGGCGTGCAGAATCCGCACTGGAGGCCGTCATGCTCAATAAAGGCTTCCTGGATCGGATGGAGCTTTTCTCCCGTCATGAGGCCTTCTATTGTAGTGATCTCTTTTCCCGCACAATCAAGGGCCAGGATGTGGCACGAATAAACGGCTTTGTTATCCATCAGGACAGTGCATCCGCCGCACTCCCCGTTGTTGCAGGTGACCTTGGTGCCTGTAAGCCCAAGCTGATTGCGCAGAACTTCAACAAGCGTAGTCTGAGGTTCTATCTGAAGATGCACCCCTTTTCCGTTTACGGTCATTGAAACGGGCACTGTAAGCTTAAGCTTTTCAGCGTTCTTCGTGAGCTTTTCCGAGGCCGATGCAATTGTGGGCGTCAGGACATACGTCCCAATTATGCCGGAGCCAACGCCCTGCAGGAATTTCCTTCTTGAAATCCCCCCGTTTTTTGAATCTTTACTCATAGCTATTCCTGAGATCTTAAAAAGAGATTAATATCATTTAATGGCCTTAAATTACAGAAGCTCCTGACATCTTTCAAGAAATTATTTCTTAAAAAATCATGCGGGGAATTTATAAAAGCCCGGGGTGTAAAAAATATAATTTTACCCCTCGCTGATCGCCTCAACGCTTCCTTTTTTCGGAATTTTAATTATGTACTGCCTTCCGCCTTTTACCGTAAGGCTGTTTTCCCTAAGCCACGGGTTAAAGATCTTAAGGAGCTTGTAGTTTATTCCGTGCTGCATTGAAAAATCAGCAAGATTTGGGATGTCGGAAGTAACCTTTACTTCATCGAAGTCGAGGGCGGGATAAAGGTCCTCTTTTTTTACGAGGTAGCCGTAGTCTGCGGGACGCGAAAATATAGACTTTACCGCCAGTATCCTTGCTATATAGCGCGAGGTCTCCTCACCTAAGAGGAGGTTGTAATAGTTTTTTTGTTTCTGCCTTTCCTGCTGTTTCGAGATTCCGGTAAGTCCCATATTGTAGGATGCCGCCGTTAGGGTCCAGGTATGGAACTGGTTATAGCTGTATTTCAGGAAATCGCAGGCTGCCTGCGTCGACTTTTCCACATTGTAGCGTTCGTCAACTTCCGTATCAACCTGCAGGCCGTAGCGTTCGGCGGCAGCCTGTGTAAACTGCCAGAAGCCCACGGCGCCGGCCGGAGAGATGAGGTGTTCAAAATTGCTTTCTATTACAACCAGGTACTTGAAATCCTCCGGTACTCCGTTTTTCTTTAATATCGGTTCAATAACGGGGAACCATCTGTTTGCGCGCTTAATGCCCAAAAGAGTGGCCGAGTGATAATAAGTATTCACGATCAGTTCGCGCTCAAACCTCTCCCTTACAAACATATTGTTAAGCGGGACCGCCTCACCGCAGAAGTCAATTTTGTCCGGCACGACGGGTGAAATGATCTGATACTTTTGCGGATATTCCTGAGGTGATGTAATAAAGCCGTAGGACTTTTTAACTTCAGAAAAATTGCTGAACAGGTAAATTGCGCCAAGTGCCATTAAGGCACCCGCCAAAAAGCTAATTAACCTGCCCCCTCTTATTAACTTACCTTCTGAAAATTTTGCCCCCGCACTATTAGAACCATTAAATTTCATCATCTTCTCATATCCTTGACTTATGACACTTTCTTTTATTACCCGTCTTTCAGGTAATATATTTATAATAAAGAATAATGCAAATGCCCTGTTCATACGGGCTTCCGGGGCACTCAGCTATTTTTATTCATAAAATTTTCCTTGTCACAACATTGAATCTCTTATTAACTTTGGATAGATTAAAACCTAAAATAGGAGTACTATGCAGATCAGTTTTATAGGAGCTGCCCGTACAGTAACAGGCTCCATGCATTTGGTAAAGGCCAACGGAACCTCTTTTCTCCTGGATTGCGGCATGTACCAGGGCAAAAGAAAACTGGCCTATGAAATAAACAAGAATTTCGACATGTTCGATCCTGCGGAAATTGATTTTGTCATTCTTTCTCATGCACACATCGATCACGCAGGCAACCTTCCGAACCTGGTAAAGAATGGATTTAAGGGGAATATATATTCCACCTTCGCCACGCGCGACCTGGCTTCAGTTATGCTGCGCGACAGCGCCTTTAT encodes the following:
- a CDS encoding xanthine dehydrogenase family protein molybdopterin-binding subunit, with the translated sequence MAHKIVKSRYFGDEGLIETMAEVPADKLKAWGPGTELKIVGKPVSRLDGYEKVSGRAVFTFDVILPRMTYAKMLRASVPHARIKNIDTSKADDLPGVLKILTLKNCPKIPWHWGTTALFDEEVRYEGDEVACVVAETGQIAEEALGLINVQYETLPFVTDPALAMKTDAPKVHGWGNIIDEKPSVYSRGDVEKGFRESDVTFEDTYSTQIVVHNPTEPHCSVAAWENDKLTVWDSTQAVFAVRDTIAKSLSMPESKVRVIKKYMGGGFGSKLEAGKYSVIAAILSKEIGRPVRIALDRKEMNLSAGNRPDSVQKLKAGARKDGTLVALSQSSYGNVGAYPNGADCSTPLRTLYKCPNVQTEEYSVLTNLGRSRAYRAPGHVQGTFAFESLMDDLAEKLGMDPLELRKKNFTEVDPESGRPYTSKRILDAYLQGAKAIGWNEKRKPAGSEKGRFRRGIGMASQIWWGGGGPPAYCTIKLNQDASAHVLAGTQDLGTGTYTYLAQITSEVLEIPLEKIQVTLGDTETCPYCGLSGGSLTAPSVSPAVRDAAEQMKMKLISAASAILETAESNIKYSEGKMSKLDDPAKTITVSEVIGEMHERVLVTTGAREANPEGYEINSFGAQFAEVEVDTWTGKVRVIKIVAAHDIGRVLNHKTLLNQFHGGIIQGAAYALLEERVVDEYTGKVLTTNIHDYKLPTVQDTPEIELIVVSESDPLISNTGVKGIGEPAIIPTAGAIANAVYNALGIRIKSLPITPDKVLMALSEKI
- a CDS encoding (2Fe-2S)-binding protein, with amino-acid sequence MSKDSKNGGISRRKFLQGVGSGIIGTYVLTPTIASASEKLTKNAEKLKLTVPVSMTVNGKGVHLQIEPQTTLVEVLRNQLGLTGTKVTCNNGECGGCTVLMDNKAVYSCHILALDCAGKEITTIEGLMTGEKLHPIQEAFIEHDGLQCGFCTPGQIMAAQALLLNNPKPSRQEVLEGMSGNICRCAAYPSIIESVLAAAEKTSGSTTTMK
- a CDS encoding lytic transglycosylase domain-containing protein, producing the protein MALGAIYLFSNFSEVKKSYGFITSPQEYPQKYQIISPVVPDKIDFCGEAVPLNNMFVRERFERELIVNTYYHSATLLGIKRANRWFPVIEPILKKNGVPEDFKYLVVIESNFEHLISPAGAVGFWQFTQAAAERYGLQVDTEVDERYNVEKSTQAACDFLKYSYNQFHTWTLTAASYNMGLTGISKQQERQKQKNYYNLLLGEETSRYIARILAVKSIFSRPADYGYLVKKEDLYPALDFDEVKVTSDIPNLADFSMQHGINYKLLKIFNPWLRENSLTVKGGRQYIIKIPKKGSVEAISEG